The following are encoded in a window of Maridesulfovibrio ferrireducens genomic DNA:
- a CDS encoding metallophosphoesterase translates to MNALSQNIFPELAARMGKEALSRRLILQVEHSATLYGKGNGHVHLENLEGFTRFVGSVLKLSGMAERGKRNSLKFRTEKNTIELPELPSSFNGFKILHLSDIHIDGFTDNGAALISLVKSLKYDLCVLTGDYRFLTHNTYEKSSIGMERLIENIHCPQGIYAILGNHDFIEQVPALEKAGAKVLLNEHTLIEKKGEQLFLAGVDDPHFYGSHDLERALQSRHNKTTTILLSHSPELFAEAAQSDVDLYLCGHTHGGQICLPGEIPLITHAACPRRITAGRWEYGKMIGYTSRGAGCSGVTARFNCPPEATIHTLRKANSEDSTGDGA, encoded by the coding sequence ATGAACGCTCTGTCACAAAATATTTTTCCCGAGCTAGCTGCAAGAATGGGAAAGGAAGCCCTTTCCCGCCGCTTAATACTTCAAGTTGAGCATTCCGCGACATTATACGGCAAAGGCAACGGACATGTGCATCTAGAAAACCTAGAAGGTTTTACTCGTTTTGTTGGCTCTGTATTAAAACTATCCGGCATGGCCGAACGCGGAAAACGCAACAGCCTTAAATTCAGGACAGAAAAAAACACTATAGAATTACCTGAACTTCCCAGCTCTTTTAATGGATTTAAAATATTGCACCTTTCAGACATCCACATCGACGGATTTACTGACAATGGAGCAGCTCTAATCTCATTAGTAAAGTCACTGAAATACGACCTGTGCGTATTAACCGGAGACTACCGGTTTCTTACTCACAATACATATGAAAAATCTTCGATAGGAATGGAACGGCTAATAGAAAACATACACTGCCCTCAAGGCATTTATGCGATATTGGGAAATCACGATTTCATTGAGCAAGTTCCAGCTCTAGAAAAGGCAGGAGCAAAGGTGCTTCTAAATGAACACACTCTCATCGAAAAAAAAGGTGAACAACTATTTCTTGCCGGAGTGGATGACCCTCATTTTTATGGATCTCACGACCTTGAGCGAGCACTCCAATCAAGGCATAATAAAACCACCACAATTCTACTCTCACACTCGCCAGAGTTATTCGCCGAAGCAGCACAATCAGATGTGGACCTCTACCTTTGCGGACATACCCACGGAGGCCAAATCTGCCTCCCCGGAGAAATCCCCCTCATTACTCATGCGGCGTGTCCCCGCAGAATTACTGCCGGCCGCTGGGAATATGGAAAAATGATAGGCTACACCTCACGAGGAGCAGGATGTTCAGGTGTGACGGCAAGGTTCAACTGCCCACCGGAGGCGACCATCCATACCTTGCGTAAAGCGAATTCAGAAGATTCGACCGGAGACGGAGCATGA
- a CDS encoding ATP-binding protein: MKPEFNITERFGSDLSNLSISAAMVKQCQKALSLPDNIAQKIDLAVSEAVSNAIRHAEASKEDGIVLSIKLKGQNLIICVEDNGPGFDFDSVAEPDLENHPSGGYGVFLIKQVMDKVEYKRVEKINELTMTKKIAASESEN; the protein is encoded by the coding sequence ATGAAACCTGAATTCAACATAACTGAAAGGTTCGGTTCCGACCTGAGTAATCTTTCCATAAGCGCAGCAATGGTGAAACAATGTCAAAAAGCTCTTTCACTGCCAGACAACATTGCTCAGAAAATTGATCTTGCTGTATCGGAAGCAGTGTCCAATGCCATTCGGCATGCAGAAGCTTCGAAAGAAGATGGAATTGTGCTAAGTATCAAACTTAAAGGACAGAATCTTATCATTTGCGTGGAAGACAACGGTCCCGGATTTGATTTCGACAGCGTTGCGGAACCAGATTTAGAAAACCATCCTTCGGGTGGGTACGGGGTTTTCCTTATCAAGCAAGTCATGGACAAGGTTGAATATAAACGAGTTGAAAAAATAAACGAGCTGACTATGACCAAAAAAATCGCAGCCAGCGAATCGGAGAATTAG
- a CDS encoding EamA family transporter, with protein sequence MEYLLVLVSVMMTTLGQIFQKLGAIRIKCEMAEGKGVVAAATNIHIFMGIGCLGLGAFLWLLVLSRMELSLAYPMLSLGYVLVTIASKYLFKEEVPLHRYAGIAIIIFGIILISRS encoded by the coding sequence ATGGAATATCTTCTGGTTCTAGTTTCAGTCATGATGACAACACTCGGGCAAATATTTCAAAAACTTGGTGCAATTCGCATCAAGTGCGAAATGGCTGAGGGGAAAGGTGTTGTGGCAGCTGCGACCAACATCCACATATTTATGGGAATCGGGTGCCTCGGACTCGGGGCCTTTCTCTGGCTGCTTGTATTGTCACGTATGGAACTAAGCCTTGCTTACCCCATGCTGAGTCTTGGATATGTGCTAGTAACAATTGCCTCAAAATATCTTTTCAAAGAAGAAGTTCCACTGCATCGCTATGCAGGCATAGCTATTATCATATTCGGCATCATCCTTATTTCAAGAAGCTGA
- a CDS encoding dolichyl-phosphate beta-glucosyltransferase has product MNNCEENIYLSVVIPAYNEQERIADTLYTIKEFLSKQPYKSEIIVVDDGSRDWTTEVVKTVDIYGSEMKAQQVSAIMENVKNVGKGFSVARGILRTCGKYILFSDADLSTPIEEINKLLPILEQGCEVVIGSRKMKESEVEKKPFYRELMSIFFNSVVGLFAIRGIKDTQCGFKAFRSEAGKEIANRQKLYGFSFDVEQLFIARKLGYCIKEVPVKWSHAEGSTVDPIRDSIRMFIDVMRIRFLHRGKV; this is encoded by the coding sequence ATGAATAATTGCGAAGAAAATATTTATCTTTCAGTTGTTATCCCTGCTTACAACGAGCAGGAGCGGATTGCTGATACACTTTACACAATAAAAGAATTCCTATCCAAACAACCATACAAGAGTGAGATCATTGTTGTGGATGATGGAAGCAGGGACTGGACAACAGAAGTGGTTAAGACTGTGGACATCTATGGTAGCGAGATGAAAGCCCAACAAGTCAGTGCCATCATGGAAAATGTTAAAAACGTTGGTAAAGGATTTTCTGTCGCAAGAGGTATACTCCGAACATGCGGAAAATACATTCTCTTCTCAGACGCGGACCTTTCAACCCCAATTGAAGAAATAAATAAACTGCTACCGATTCTTGAGCAAGGTTGCGAGGTAGTAATAGGTTCACGTAAAATGAAAGAGTCTGAAGTGGAGAAAAAACCTTTTTACCGAGAACTGATGAGTATTTTTTTCAACTCTGTTGTCGGTCTTTTTGCCATTCGGGGCATAAAAGACACTCAATGTGGATTTAAAGCTTTCCGCAGCGAAGCGGGCAAAGAAATTGCGAACAGACAAAAACTCTACGGTTTCAGTTTTGACGTAGAACAATTGTTTATTGCCCGTAAATTAGGATATTGTATTAAGGAAGTTCCAGTAAAATGGAGTCATGCCGAAGGATCAACAGTAGACCCAATAAGAGACTCTATCAGGATGTTTA